From a region of the Narcine bancroftii isolate sNarBan1 chromosome 5, sNarBan1.hap1, whole genome shotgun sequence genome:
- the vcam1b gene encoding vascular cell adhesion protein 1b isoform X2 — protein MTTRSCVAAALTFLLTTGYALELELNPVGDVWHRIGETLVLSCRAKNCASPSFRWQVGTDNPLAGTVSHGVSESTLTFAPVTVQNEHRYMCIAKCGAEEKEKIVTLHVYALSDALILETMGSLEVGRKGTVRCTVPSIYPVDVKVEWLNATTLLKEDTIYRHTEKEKAWNFTYELTPDLADSVQELTCRVHLFPDQRFMSEATEKFQVHYPPRMITVSPEPSFTVEEGQNVSLTCVGDGSPAASMTWRKLSAGNWSVLAEDEAVLHLSPALTEDAGIYRCEASNHLGQKTKEVEVHVQGRPRDITFSFTPSAVQEGDHVTVSYTTHSGSPAKLVLRGLTSSGWIDLDPENGTLTTSAVMVDDSGLINVQEKEPDIVKSPESPIGILEITCTGAVLGSVKKI, from the exons ATGACCACCAGGTCTTGTGTAGCCGCTGCGCTCACGTTTCTGCTGACAACAG GATATGCCTTGGAGTTAGAGCTAAATCCAGTGGGAGATGTGTGGCATCGGATCGGGGAGACTCTGGTGCTGAGCTGCCGAGCTAAGAACTGTGCTTCCCCTTCCTTCAGGTGGCAAGTCGGAACCGACAACCCCCTGGCAGGAACCGTCAGCCACGGGGTCTCGGAGTCCACCCTCACCTTCGCCCCCGTCACTGTGCAGAACGAGCACCGCTACATGTGCATCGCGAAATGCGGAGCAGAGGAAAAGGAGAAAATCGTCACTCTCCATGTTTATG CTCTGTCCGACGCGCTCATCCTGGAGACCATGGGCAGTTTGGAAGTGGGCAGGAAAGGCACGGTGAGATGCACCGTTCCCAGTATCTACCCGGTTGACGTGAAGGTGGAGTGGCTGAACGCAACCACTCTGCTGAAGGAGGACACGATCTACCGTCACACAGAGAAAGAAAAGGCGTGGAATTTCACCTACGAATTAACACCTGATCTGGCTGACTCGGTCCAAGAACTCACTTGCCGAGTTCACTTATTCCCGGATCAGAGATTTATGAGTGAGGCCACGGAAAAGTTCCAGGTTCACT ATCCTCCCAGAATGATTACAGTTTCTCCAGAGCCGTCTTTCACGGTGGAAGAGGGTCAAAATGTCTCGCTGACTTGTGTGGGCGACGGCAGCCCCGCTGCCAGCATGACATGGAGAAAATTATCAGCCGGCAACTGGTCGGTGCTCGCCGAGGACGAGGCCGTTCTCCACTTGTCGCCGGCTCTGACAGAGGACGCTGGAATCTATCGCTGTGAAGCCAGCAATCATCTGGGCCAGAAAACCAAAGAGGTGGAAGTTCACGTTCAAG GTCGCCCCAGAGACATCACTTTCTCATTCACACCTTCTGCTGTACAGGAAGGGGACCATGTCACAGTCAGCTACACAACCCACTCAGGCTCCCCTGCCAAGCTTGTGTTGAGGGGATTGACATCAAGCGGATGGATAGATCTGGACCCAGAGAATGGGACATTAACAACCAGTGCTGTCATGGTGGATGATTCAGGACTGATTAATGTTCAAG AAAAGGAGCCTGATATAGTAAAATCTCCTGAGAGCCCTATTGGAATCTTAGAAATAACATGCACAGGAGCTGTACTTGGATCAG
- the vcam1b gene encoding vascular cell adhesion protein 1b isoform X3 produces MTTRSCVAAALTFLLTTGYALELELNPVGDVWHRIGETLVLSCRAKNCASPSFRWQVGTDNPLAGTVSHGVSESTLTFAPVTVQNEHRYMCIAKCGAEEKEKIVTLHVYALSDALILETMGSLEVGRKGTVRCTVPSIYPVDVKVEWLNATTLLKEDTIYRHTEKEKAWNFTYELTPDLADSVQELTCRVHLFPDQRFMSEATEKFQVHYPPRMITVSPEPSFTVEEGQNVSLTCVGDGSPAASMTWRKLSAGNWSVLAEDEAVLHLSPALTEDAGIYRCEASNHLGQKTKEVEVHVQEKEPDIVKSPESPIGILEITCTGAVLGSGTMLLSTLHYIIRRSKLNKSYQIPEEIL; encoded by the exons ATGACCACCAGGTCTTGTGTAGCCGCTGCGCTCACGTTTCTGCTGACAACAG GATATGCCTTGGAGTTAGAGCTAAATCCAGTGGGAGATGTGTGGCATCGGATCGGGGAGACTCTGGTGCTGAGCTGCCGAGCTAAGAACTGTGCTTCCCCTTCCTTCAGGTGGCAAGTCGGAACCGACAACCCCCTGGCAGGAACCGTCAGCCACGGGGTCTCGGAGTCCACCCTCACCTTCGCCCCCGTCACTGTGCAGAACGAGCACCGCTACATGTGCATCGCGAAATGCGGAGCAGAGGAAAAGGAGAAAATCGTCACTCTCCATGTTTATG CTCTGTCCGACGCGCTCATCCTGGAGACCATGGGCAGTTTGGAAGTGGGCAGGAAAGGCACGGTGAGATGCACCGTTCCCAGTATCTACCCGGTTGACGTGAAGGTGGAGTGGCTGAACGCAACCACTCTGCTGAAGGAGGACACGATCTACCGTCACACAGAGAAAGAAAAGGCGTGGAATTTCACCTACGAATTAACACCTGATCTGGCTGACTCGGTCCAAGAACTCACTTGCCGAGTTCACTTATTCCCGGATCAGAGATTTATGAGTGAGGCCACGGAAAAGTTCCAGGTTCACT ATCCTCCCAGAATGATTACAGTTTCTCCAGAGCCGTCTTTCACGGTGGAAGAGGGTCAAAATGTCTCGCTGACTTGTGTGGGCGACGGCAGCCCCGCTGCCAGCATGACATGGAGAAAATTATCAGCCGGCAACTGGTCGGTGCTCGCCGAGGACGAGGCCGTTCTCCACTTGTCGCCGGCTCTGACAGAGGACGCTGGAATCTATCGCTGTGAAGCCAGCAATCATCTGGGCCAGAAAACCAAAGAGGTGGAAGTTCACGTTCAAG AAAAGGAGCCTGATATAGTAAAATCTCCTGAGAGCCCTATTGGAATCTTAGAAATAACATGCACAGGAGCTGTACTTGGATCAGGTACAATGCTACTTTCTACTCTGCATTACATTATTCGCAGAAGCAAGTTAAACAAATCATATCAAATACCCGAGGAGATACTGTAA
- the vcam1b gene encoding vascular cell adhesion protein 1b isoform X1: MTTRSCVAAALTFLLTTGYALELELNPVGDVWHRIGETLVLSCRAKNCASPSFRWQVGTDNPLAGTVSHGVSESTLTFAPVTVQNEHRYMCIAKCGAEEKEKIVTLHVYALSDALILETMGSLEVGRKGTVRCTVPSIYPVDVKVEWLNATTLLKEDTIYRHTEKEKAWNFTYELTPDLADSVQELTCRVHLFPDQRFMSEATEKFQVHYPPRMITVSPEPSFTVEEGQNVSLTCVGDGSPAASMTWRKLSAGNWSVLAEDEAVLHLSPALTEDAGIYRCEASNHLGQKTKEVEVHVQGRPRDITFSFTPSAVQEGDHVTVSYTTHSGSPAKLVLRGLTSSGWIDLDPENGTLTTSAVMVDDSGLINVQEKEPDIVKSPESPIGILEITCTGAVLGSGTMLLSTLHYIIRRSKLNKSYQIPEEIL, translated from the exons ATGACCACCAGGTCTTGTGTAGCCGCTGCGCTCACGTTTCTGCTGACAACAG GATATGCCTTGGAGTTAGAGCTAAATCCAGTGGGAGATGTGTGGCATCGGATCGGGGAGACTCTGGTGCTGAGCTGCCGAGCTAAGAACTGTGCTTCCCCTTCCTTCAGGTGGCAAGTCGGAACCGACAACCCCCTGGCAGGAACCGTCAGCCACGGGGTCTCGGAGTCCACCCTCACCTTCGCCCCCGTCACTGTGCAGAACGAGCACCGCTACATGTGCATCGCGAAATGCGGAGCAGAGGAAAAGGAGAAAATCGTCACTCTCCATGTTTATG CTCTGTCCGACGCGCTCATCCTGGAGACCATGGGCAGTTTGGAAGTGGGCAGGAAAGGCACGGTGAGATGCACCGTTCCCAGTATCTACCCGGTTGACGTGAAGGTGGAGTGGCTGAACGCAACCACTCTGCTGAAGGAGGACACGATCTACCGTCACACAGAGAAAGAAAAGGCGTGGAATTTCACCTACGAATTAACACCTGATCTGGCTGACTCGGTCCAAGAACTCACTTGCCGAGTTCACTTATTCCCGGATCAGAGATTTATGAGTGAGGCCACGGAAAAGTTCCAGGTTCACT ATCCTCCCAGAATGATTACAGTTTCTCCAGAGCCGTCTTTCACGGTGGAAGAGGGTCAAAATGTCTCGCTGACTTGTGTGGGCGACGGCAGCCCCGCTGCCAGCATGACATGGAGAAAATTATCAGCCGGCAACTGGTCGGTGCTCGCCGAGGACGAGGCCGTTCTCCACTTGTCGCCGGCTCTGACAGAGGACGCTGGAATCTATCGCTGTGAAGCCAGCAATCATCTGGGCCAGAAAACCAAAGAGGTGGAAGTTCACGTTCAAG GTCGCCCCAGAGACATCACTTTCTCATTCACACCTTCTGCTGTACAGGAAGGGGACCATGTCACAGTCAGCTACACAACCCACTCAGGCTCCCCTGCCAAGCTTGTGTTGAGGGGATTGACATCAAGCGGATGGATAGATCTGGACCCAGAGAATGGGACATTAACAACCAGTGCTGTCATGGTGGATGATTCAGGACTGATTAATGTTCAAG AAAAGGAGCCTGATATAGTAAAATCTCCTGAGAGCCCTATTGGAATCTTAGAAATAACATGCACAGGAGCTGTACTTGGATCAGGTACAATGCTACTTTCTACTCTGCATTACATTATTCGCAGAAGCAAGTTAAACAAATCATATCAAATACCCGAGGAGATACTGTAA